TTTTGTTTGCCTTTTTTGATAGTGGTGCAAAAAACTCAGCCATGgggatggggttgttcgagccattgatgtggaacaagcaaccaaaatttctaatgatctacaatcaaacagttcaatcaatcgtcaccctttttaatccgcaattgcacgagagtctgcctaaattgatcttgattaggaaccaacaccgaacacgcgaacccagaatatagactctgtttgtcttgatttgtatttgtcttgtagccgacgaaattacaccaatatcccaaatttatgcaattatatctttgtacatacctgcgatacgattttgatattaaagcttctcttcgccaagcttgtgttcaagttttgtatgcaagcaattatttttatagcgttaagtttctctaccgttctgcgatttcggttgaagcgataaactttttctcattatcaatcgagtttatcttatataaattagaaatttatcttatgcactcaaaattttccctggggtagttgtcaatttctcaggcgaaacgacataacatgggatttcatccaatctttcatgacacaagatcagagcatagcaattaaagcttcaaatcgttttatggcactttttgtttttctgtctagcaacaacctacctctagtatgctacgcgtaggactgaaatgttagctataatttcgtttctatttatagattcgcgtgcttccaacaactACAATTTtgcatcgatcgattaatcagagcgatgctttccctttgatatatcgcttactccttcaaaaccgtcgtctatggcagggaaatccgatatgccggagatttttagcagacaaaatagaacactgctcgctactaatcaaaatttcaatcatttataattgaaaatacgtggcttgatacattcaaatcgaatcttagaaatatttccaatcaaataatgaaataatattaataattgatacaaaatatactgagctgtgagtgtttaaaacctgatcacatttctacgtgtatttttccttgagtttcttatttgcacccctatatagaaaataaagatgtgttccacatcaaaaattgcTTCAGCATTGAACTAATCCACACTGTAAGCAGTTATGCTGTAAGACTGACAGAAAAGTAAAGCCTTCTTCATACTTTTGATCTACTTTGTTAATTGTTGTTTCTGGGCGCTTCAAACAAGTGCGGACAGTACATCGAAGTATGAACACAACgcaaaaaatatacaaatcgaAATTTATATAGGTGCTATAATCTGCAATTACGGTCGAATCATTTTCTGGCCATCTCCAGTGTCTACACACCGAATCTATCAAAGATTTAATGTCGTCACTAGTACATACAAcgtcctaaagactgtcccagaaagtatggacgcaaccaaaaaccgctgccatttcgcaatggttcagaatctgtcaatttttatggctgcttcctgttttttacactcttctctaaccacttgtgcagttgtttattcgttttcattagtttgtttcgaaatgcgtggacttccagcagaacaacgtcgaaaaattgtgtacaaatagtgcacagaacgcggactgtcactgagaaagatagcaaaaatggaaggagtaagtgaaaaagccgtgcgaaatgcaatcaggaagttcggtgaggataacacctttgaggataaaccgaaaacgggtcgaaaaaaaggttctgctaaccctctgttggataaacgtatactgaaggcgttcgggcaaaagaaggaggtttcagttcgggatgtggccaaaaaagttggcagtttgaagtcaaatgttattcgtgctaaagaacgtttgaatcttcgaacttataagaagtagaaacaaccaaaacgtagtccgaaacaagaagcatcgatcatgccgagggttcgaaagctgtacaatacgattcttgctggaaatttgaactgcataatcatggacgacgaaacctacgtgaaactcgattacaaatccttgccgggaccacaatattatacggtgcgagaagggcaagtgttcaaccagtccgagacatcgattgaagtcgaaaaatttggtaagaaagctatggcatggcaagcaatttgtagctgcggtaagatttcgaaacccctcATCACCACTgcatcaatgaacagcgaaatatacatcaaggaatgtttacaaaaacgacttctacccatgattcaaagccacaaggatcctgttatctCCTGGGCTgattttgcttcttgccactactcgaaatcaacggtagaatggtcactttcgtcccaaaagacatgaatccaccaaattgcccacaacttcgaccaattgaggaacttttggcattaacgaaggcacatcttaggaaacatgtctcggcagccgaaaacattcaacagttcgaaaaggattggaaaaaagtgtcaaaacttgtcgccaagaagtctgtacggaatttaatgaggaacgttcgcaagaaggtgcgccagctagtctaccatTGcttagtagcaaatgttgagaataatattctgttgttgtagtctaatattatcagtatatcgaataaaatttgaatatctaacacttgtgaattatttacagcgaaatcaaagtgcgcccatactttctgggacagtctttacgtcAGTATGGGTGCCGCGATTTACACTCGGTGCGGAATGTTTCACCGCTTTATGgtagatttactttgtgcgccgttcgccacACGAGAGGTAACCGAAAAGGGCGAAACATGAACAACAAGTTACAATTGTTACTTAGGACTCTAACATACATTTTTGTCAAATCCTATAAAAAGCTTAAGAAAGTGCTTTCAACAATTCGGATTCAATTTTTTGAATTGTTtcaaacattacggatgagattcTTCAGTCGTCGTCTTCATTCTACTTACAGCCATTTCTATTTCCATGGAGTCAAAACAAAGCTGCTATCGTCATATCGATAAATAAAGCTTTGGTTGTCAATGACAAAACATTTTTCCGTTCCTGTACAGCGCCTATTTATTTTTTCGAACCTACCATAAATGCACTCGGTCTCAAAATTGACCTAATCGTAAATGTTTTAGACGCTTCTAGTGCGTAGGTATTAGTTAACTTTATACattcattttaggagcattttcgCACCCATttctcaccagaagcgttttcaGTGTCAGGGGCGGCTGCTcaattacattactattacagtgGGGAATCTAAACGTTTTTGAttctgatttaaatgtttcgcgTTATTTGTTTGTCTTACAGAAAGTGGACCAAAGTGCACTGAGCACCGGAAGCGGTGGAGATCCGCGTAGTGATCTGCTGTCCCAGATCCGGGACGGTATCGAGCTTCGACCGGTGGCGGACCGGGAACCGGGCCAGGTGGTAGATCGCAGTAGTGGAAGCGGCGGCAGTGGCGACTGTGGCACCGATGCCCTGGCCGATGCACTGCGACGGGCACTGGCCGAGCGAGGGCGCGTCATACGGTCTTCCGACGAAGACGAAAGTGATTCCAACTCGGCCAACGATGACTGGGACGACTGAACGGCGACGGCAACGACGCGAAccaagcagcaacagcagcagcagcaggtgAGTGATAGGTTGGTGGTTCTTTTGGTCCACCGACCGGAAACGCGGTGCCAAATGAACGAGTGTGTGAatgtcattttgtggatttagtAGCAGCAGTTCTACTGAATTCGTGACTAGCAGCAGGTTACCGAAGTACGAGGATTGGTGATGTTAGGAATTCGGTCGAGAAACGTCGAAAAACGCTTCCATTGCTCTGTGCAATGCATTTTAGttatacatttttttgttttatcctgGTATTATTGGATGTGCTGCCTTCGAATATGTATCCGTAATGTATTTTAGAGCTTTAGTTCTGTGTCACGTTCACTGGTAGAACTTTAATCTAGGTTGTGTAACTAATTTTTCAGATCCAGAGATAGTGAGAATGAAAGGGCAAAATTCAAACCGACGATGTCTAGAGATAGTAAATTTGTTTATCTCCGATTATTAGATGAAACAAAAGATTAGCGATCAGGGGACCAGCTAAAGTTTGACCTAATTGGCATTCAcagtgaaaaaagaaaaaacaggTAATCTACTTAAAACCGTAATTCTTTGATCGGTCAAACTTTTCCTgatgcagaaaaaaaacaaacaaacaaacaacaatcTATCTGCTCGTTTTCCTCTCGTATTGTAGCGAAAAGAAAACACGAGGCTGTTCATAAACAGCAAACGAAACATACGCAAGATACTTTCTTTTCTAAATGTGTAACTCGAAAACCCTGAACTGATAAAACTAGCAGACCCgaaagaaccgttttgaatcgttgAGTTTATTTCCATCGAGTAGGTAGTTGGATAAATTCTAGAAAATTGATAATATAACAAGTAATAGATAACAATAGTTTGAATAGAGAGTGTTCAGGCCTTTGTTGGATTAGTCAAGCAAACAGTAGTTATTATGAGCAAATTAATGTACATTTGTTAGGTGTTTTTTCGCTAGCAAACCAATAACCGATAGTTTTGTTAAGCATCATAAACTCTTCCTGTGTATTTTCAATCACTTTTAAAGTATTTCTGTTGATTTAAATGTGTACATGTTGTGCCTAGTGTTGTATGGCGGATGAAATAAAGAATTAGCATAATTAGCTCTAGCCTCCATTTCCCGATTGTCGATATATTTCTTCGATACAGTTACGTATTAGTTTCGGATGTGAATTTTGTTAACTGTGGGTTTAATCCTTTTGTATTCTACTTAACTATACTAATAAACTTTTTACCTAGTTCTAATTCTGTTACGAGCTAGCGGTGTCATTGTGAAATAGAAGGAAAGAAACAATCGTTTTGAGAAATATCCGATGAGGTTCTATCATTTCAAAAATAACGCATTTAACGGAGATTTTGGCTCGGTTAGAAAAACTCGTTCAAAGTCTATCTTGATCCATCGCTGGAATTCGTTTGCTTTAGATCTCGCAGCTTGGCCACAAGGAATTTACTTTCGCGAATTTGAGGAAAAATTTGCATTCCTCCTGTACAGGACTAGTCTACTGCactcatatcgccgaaagtggAAGCTGTTTGTCAAAAATTAAATCTAACACACTGGGAGGACGCACCCTTACTGGTTTTGATGGAAGCCTCCGACGCCCCCGCCTCAGGGGTTTTCCTTGAATTTTTCGATAAACGTGTTTGACAACAGCCAGGAAAACTGGGAGCGGGACAAAAACGGATCATCACAGGGGACATAAAGGGATGGGAGCgggacaaaaaaaatcatcacaagAAGGACGCGAAAGTaaagcaaatattgcagaagagagctgatctttcggtacgtacagtggttagagaaataaaattgtctccaactttcgtgcatacttcTAAGCACCGGCAAGGTATGAAGTAGTTCAAGATGAAAACTGTACCGGACAGTAGTTATAAACAGAATGTAACGGCTAAAACATGGATtcgcaagttgtatcgcgaatatttgacggaACAACGTAGGGGAGCATTTCTGGACGAAGAAATAGGACCAAGTTTCCCCAAAAAAATAGTTGGTTTGACAGGCAATATGCaactgtggtcgagcaagcTTCACCACTACTGAAACGGAAAACAAATCAATATACCACGAAGAATGTCTAAAAAAGCGATTGTTACCCTAAATTTCTAAATGATATATAtggatatttcaaattttcaaatttccccaaataaaaaaattgaagctCCAGGCTTCAAAACTCCCAGTTCGTCGATTACGTGTTTTGctaaatttaataatattttgGTATATTGCGTATTAGGtttaaaacatgaacattttacACATTTGGGAATTTTTGTACCTCATTTAACCGGTTTGTGCTGACTAGTTTTATTCATTttacgaaaaagtaaaaattttgtaatattgtggaattaaatgaaatttatcTTCTTTTAAAGCCATGTTTGACAAATGGCGCAAATCAACAAAAATCCAAGTTTTTTAACTTTTATGTTAATATCTCGAAAACGGCTGCTTCTAGAAGAATTGTCGTTATGATCTGAAGTAATCCGTAGAATTATATTTTGGTGTCTAAATCACTATTTTTTATCTTGAAGTATTGAAAATATTGGTAAATTGTTTTAACTGTAACCTCTTCTTTTTTAAAACGTGGGCTTGAGGTATtgaagaaacattttttttaattgcagtTTTTAGGTTGGCTTCCtgattcttgaaaaagtatTAAACTGTTTTTACAGTGGGTAGTTTTTAGAGTGTACAATCGATTCCATACAACTTtttcttggacaccatttttaGACAATTTACAATTTCCGAGTTAACACGATTTAAAGAAAGggtatgcaaaaatacatacgccctttttaaatcaGTCTTGGGTCGAACCGGTTTCtccatccgtgcaaaacaaataGTTTGCCATTCCAAAAACGTGTTTCgatcaaattgaaaaaagttGATTCTGTTTTTGCCACTTTGTTTGCTGTTAATttttggaattgctttacgttaaCTTAACAAAATGATCCACATATCGAATGTGGTTTTAGCGACgaaacgacctgccactcgtgtttgaaaactgtatcacaaatataactacccctcagtaactcgaaatgtcaaaatatcatttgaaaaatgttcgaaactggcaacacaagtcgataaaatgttgtttgtcgaaaaacagttaccataaccttggttacgcaTTTGGTTCCATTTatcaatgtaaacaagaaacatgtgatctgatttttttttgaatttgtttaTATGGAGAAATAAAAACATTTGATTCAAGTGCATGCAGTGAATTGCATGAAAACAAGAAGATATCATACTTagagaaacaaaaatttgtctCACAGTTGTGTTTTAATTCATAAATTGTATGTATCTCCGAaagatattcgcccttattctcaataacgacgtattggtttttcgatcgaatatggttcggtcgaatcctagctacctttgattttgctagcgtttttaggaatacgaatgaaatgcgatcgaaaaaacgatacgttgTTATTCAGAATACGGATGATTAGGTGACTTTGTAGCAGAAATGGCATTTAACTAGAGTGGCGAGTTTGTAGCAActgaaacagtgttgctcaaaaagattatttttatctacATCAAGGGAtcactatatttgtggtaactgatggtaaatcgctcacgaacactttttattccgattttttttcgaagtgtttggtcgtgtcgtcgattttagttttaaggttttttaagttatatagcgcgactcgccaaagaacacttgccagctggcaagcttcttgggataaagatgatctgggtcggtggatgcactcaattattccgaaaatatcgacaaaggcatggttcaggggactggatgtgaatagggatttcattcgtatgatgtcgttagacgcacatctcctttaaattgggctctccgagactaatcattgtgcttgtggcgaaggttatcgggatattgatcatgtcgtttggacatgcgtggagtatcgtgatgtcagatctcaactaataaattctttgcgtattcaaggtagactatccaatgtcccagttcgagacattcttgcttgtcgtgaccttccttacatgaaacttctataTCAATTCAtacagaaaattggagtttcaatttaacaaaggatgcttttaagacttagttctgattccagatgcgtccatgagttcaaccaatagctaaattagaatagaaattatgtaatgatataaacaaactcgaaatagtttatgaaattatcaacaaaatgtctgaaaataacagcttgttttataatttatagaagttaatcgttcggttcaaataatatttccgagtagatttcataattaatgacgagttacctaagatgatatttaagtaataagaggaatatgttttaataaattcaaatcattgtgactatgttagaattaaattagtataagaattttatataaaagtgatgctacggcgaagaaaaacttatgtaaactgccttaagaaataaacgtatttataaaaaaaagttattcagaataaaAAGTAATATACCTCACTCTTGATGGCCTTGCGCACCGCGACCAACAtttaccgtgtagtgataccggtaataagtacCAATAACTTTTTATAACATTAATTGAATTTTTGAGATTTCATACATTAGGTAAGTTTATAGATTATTTGACAGCAAccgatggtttgtttacattccaAATAACACGTATTAAAATtacaatgaacacataaacaaactacttatagctgtcaaacgatgttcgtccagctcattttgtgaggttatgtcatgttcgtgtaaaacctaatagaaatcaattttcaagtaagggttaattttttttcatcgactATTGAAACACAGTTAGGCTTGAATgaagaaattaaaacaaaagtCTCGATAAATCTCAGTACCTAAATGAATCACAAACATACGATGAAGCCGATGTAGTCAAAATAAGTTCTTTATGCGTCTACAAATTGGTAGTTGGGCGGGCAGTATAGAATATATTTGCTTACCTACCGTTACGATTCTGATGAGTTCCTTGAACAATCGGGGCTCTTGGTTCGCTTAACGTGGCCTTTTTGTAAACAGTTGCTCTTTCAAAAAATACCTGAACCACATGAATAACTGTAGATTTCAGAGATAAAAAAGAAAACCTGTACAACTACGGTTTTTGACAGAAGAAAATTGATTACGTTTGGCCGAGGCAAAGCCTACTACAACTCCGCACTTTGTTgcatatgccccgtttacacttctgctggctgccagcatgctggtgtcagtgtactgccctcttaggaaaaaacgttcaactgtggtccaatgatccaaagtattagaccaacgaaggaccaccgttgaacgttttttttcctaagagggcagtacactgacaccagcatgctggcagccagcagaaatgTAAACGGTACAATATCGTTACGAAAAAGTGTGAAGGAATTTTCTTTCAATGTTGGTAGCAATGCTTCTGTTACATATCGtcataatttattttcatgTACTTGTCATTCATCAACACTGCCCGCAAACGGGCGCTTATTATAACGCTGCGAAGGAATATACAATCAGCGAAACGATCCTATCGTGTAAGCTAAATCTAATAAATGTGACAGACGAGATTTCTTGGATGGCGTAATTCAACCAATACACGGGGACAGGGAGGAGTTCACCTCGGATGAAGACTTAAACTTTAAGTCACACGCTAGCTAGTTTTCGCTAGGCTGGCAGTCGAGtttagaagagaaaaaaaaacctttcgaaACAACAAAATACCTACCGGTGTGTAAAAGTAAGTACCTCGAGGGATGGTTGGTTTAATAATCATTgcatagtagtagtagtagttcacgcgttcattcgatcccattcACACCCAAAAGccattgtaacaattttgtttcgAATAATCTTATTACAGCACCGGTTGGTGCCACACTATCTTACCCCGTAAACAGCCGGATACCAGCAGCGGAAATTTCGGGCTAAACTTACTACTGACCACCACATCCGAGTGGCAATGCTTGGTTTTGATCTCGTACAGAGGCTTTGGACTGGCATCTTCCCGATCGGTGATGAATGGCAGTTCGTTACACTGCGCATTGAATGCCAGCAATCGAATACCATTGCCGTGGGGCGAGCAAATCACCCGTCCATCGAACGAAAAGCAAGGTTCCTTGATAAATCCCTTTCCCTTGTTTGCTTCTTCAATGTAATAAAGCATTCGGTTTGCGTTCACCGTAATCGGTTGTTGGTATCTCTGTTGCTGTTCTGCCGGCGACAGCGGAATCAAACCGCTTGTGATGCCATACACATTGGCCATATTCAAGGATCGCGTATTTTCCACACGAAGATTCCTGTTGCGCAGTGAAACTTCTGCAGCCCAAATGTCCGAATTCGGTGTAGGGAAGTCCATGTTCCCTtggttattgttattattattgttgctgttgttgttgttgttgttagcgCCTACACGGTTACCGTTGGCATTGTTAGGTTCTACTGGTTCGCCATTAGCTGCATTTACCATAGCAGCAGCCGCCGCAGCACGTGCTGCAGCAGTAGGCGCACCTCCGCCTCCACCACCTCCACCTTCACCCGCTGTTGAAACGTCTTGATTCTGACTTGGCTCATCACCACCGGTGCCGATTGCTCCTGTTGTTTCCTCCTCGCAGTCACTTTCCAATTCTTCCTCAAGTGAAATCTCCTGAATATCGTGTATGCAACTCCACTGAAGAGACGAGAAGAAAATAAAGCCATTTTCAGCGTATCtctaatcaataaaaaaaaacgataaaatctATCATCTGGCCTTGTGCTGGCAAGGTAATAAATTTAACGTTCTATTCGCATTTTGATTCGCAAGTCCCAGTACCAACTAGCAACTGTTTGCTCACCTCAGAACTTTCATCATAGCTCATATTTCTGCTGAGCGCACACCAGCCTTGGGGGTGAATCTGCAACAATAAGGAAGTTAGAGCCGTTAGTGGTAAAGCTAGTAACCATCAAGCGATGTCAAGTAACGGGTCTTGTTCTATAGGAAAGAGAATGGAATGGAGCCCCATAAACCGAGTAGCGATTCTGGCAAGAGACACGAGGGTATTCCTATTCCTGTAACCGGCACGATAGCAGTTTTATTATAACCACTAACCggcaacaaaaaaataacgtaaCAAATTACAATCACGCAgtgaaccattgcaaaatgaGTGGCGGCAGACTGGCTTGACACCCGGAGAATAATTTATCCACCGAAAAGCATGTCGCGCAGTGAAGTGAACTTTATGGAACCATCTAAATAACGTTGAGAAATTATAATAATTCATGTGTGCTTAGTGTTTGGTCCTCCGACACCGCAGCCTATCGGACCGAAGTCGCCATTCACTTGCGGCACTAGTGTTATGCAAGCGGTAGATAGAGGGCTCGAAGCAACAGGTACTGCggcgcagaaaaaaaaatatcaggcAGACTTCAAAGTCAGGGTCGCTACCGCTTAGCGGCGGATAATCTTTGCCCGCAGCACACGCTGCGGCGGCACAGCGAAACGAGTGGCCCAAAGAGTCAATACCCTTTCTAGTAGTGAACCGCGTTTATGGAGAGCTCCACAAGCGAATGAACTGATGATTGCATTTGCAATGGCATTTTGCCGTGGTGGGTTGGTGAATTTTACGGATTATTATGTTTGCCGAAAACGCCGCAGACTGTTTCCTAGGAGCACTGATCAAACCAATGTGCATGACTTCTCATACCGTACCTGTAGGGAACTGATCACTTCCGCGTCGTTGCCTTCCGGGAAGTCGCTGACCAACTCGACACGGTTGTACTTTTGCTTCTTGGAAAAGGCGTGATCATATCGGGCCGCGTTCGGGATGAACTGATGGCGTAGCTGCATCAACCGATAGAGGTTGGGCTAGAACGAAttaaaaacagaaacaaaatcAATCAGCGCGCTGTTccttgttttcttttttaataTACTAACCCGGAACCCTCGTAGATCTTTCGCCAGCGAAGCCAGATTGAGATTATGAATTATGATCAAATATCCACCGGTGGTGCATATCACCAGTCTGTTTTCATCCGGTACCAGCCGACACCGCATCAGTCCCGGTGTGTGGAACACCTTCTGGTAGACGAACCCTTGCTCGGTGTAGCTATTGATGTCCCAGGTGAAAATGGACCCGTCGAATCCGGACGTCACCAGCAGACAGTCCTTCTTCGAGTACTCGATGTTTTTCACCCAGTTCGAGTGTCCGTGGAGACTGCGAATTTTAGACCGCAGATTTCGGGTATCCCACAGGGCTACGGTTGTGTCATCCGAGCAGGTCGCGAACATACGGTTgtccagaaatctgtgaaagtaaaaaaaaacatggataattaatatcgatatttttgctgCATGTCGGTACATTGAAAACAAAACTAGTTTTTCACATCGGAACTGCTATTTGTTCGCCATTTAGAAAAACATGCTTTGAAAACCTGTTTACAAAGTTCACAGATTACTATGATTGAGTATTTTTTTGgcttattcagtagtgttctagttctaaatgcataatttatgtcagttaccaaatttaaatctggatttattGCTAAGAAACTTGTCGCCAGTTTAAATTTGAAAGAAGAACTggtcaaataaataaaactagaacggcttgctggggataggtttgttccagtttctgttctattatagatcttccatatagaccCGCAC
This genomic window from Malaya genurostris strain Urasoe2022 chromosome 1, Malgen_1.1, whole genome shotgun sequence contains:
- the LOC131426549 gene encoding DDB1- and CUL4-associated factor 10 codes for the protein MTLHSLLRRRESGLPARFGDADSVHRAIYCSLEPKKSWNDQRNACNTCEYGGAYNLEFSPDGSILVAACEKKTIVLFDPITEKQMCTIKNSHNDSVNCVKFLDNRMFATCSDDTTVALWDTRNLRSKIRSLHGHSNWVKNIEYSKKDCLLVTSGFDGSIFTWDINSYTEQGFVYQKVFHTPGLMRCRLVPDENRLVICTTGGYLIIIHNLNLASLAKDLRGFRPNLYRLMQLRHQFIPNAARYDHAFSKKQKYNRVELVSDFPEGNDAEVISSLQIHPQGWCALSRNMSYDESSEWSCIHDIQEISLEEELESDCEEETTGAIGTGGDEPSQNQDVSTAGEGGGGGGGGAPTAAARAAAAAAMVNAANGEPVEPNNANGNRVGANNNNNNSNNNNNNNQGNMDFPTPNSDIWAAEVSLRNRNLRVENTRSLNMANVYGITSGLIPLSPAEQQQRYQQPITVNANRMLYYIEEANKGKGFIKEPCFSFDGRVICSPHGNGIRLLAFNAQCNELPFITDREDASPKPLYEIKTKHCHSDVVVSSKFSPKFPLLVSGCLRGKIVWHQPVL